In one Silene latifolia isolate original U9 population chromosome 10, ASM4854445v1, whole genome shotgun sequence genomic region, the following are encoded:
- the LOC141604778 gene encoding coatomer subunit alpha-1-like, whose product MLTKFETKSNRVKGLSFHPKRPWILASLHSGVIQLWDYRMGTLIDRFDEHDGPVRAVHFHNSQPLFVSGGDDYKIKVWNYKLHRCLFTLLGHLDYIRTVQFHHEYPWIVSTSDDQTIRIWNWQSRTCVSVLTGHNHYVMCASFHPKEDLVVSASLDQTVRVWDISTLRKKTVSPADDILRLSQMNTDLFGGVDAVVKYVLEGHDRGVNWASFHPTLPLIVSGADDRQVKIWRMNDTKAWEVDTLRGHMNNVSCVLFHARQDIIVSNSEDKSIRVWDATKRSSLQTFRREHDRFWILTAHPEMNLFAAGHDSGMLVFKLERERPAFAVSGDLVYYVKDRFLRVYEYSTQKDTQVIPIRRPGGSILNQSPRTLSYSPTENAILIASDIDGGSYELYVVPKDGLGRGDIVQDAKRGLGNSAVFIARNRFAVLERSSNQVLVKNLKNELVKKVAIPVLTDAIFYAGTGSLLCRAEDRVVVFDLQQRLILGELQTTLVRYVIWSTDMDSVALLSKHSIIIATKTLEHRCTLHETIRVKSGAWDDNGVFIYTTLNHMKYCLPNGDNGIIRTLDVPLYITKVTGNNIYCLDRDGKNRNITIDATEYFFKLSLLRKRYDQVMGMIKRSELCGQAMIAYLQQKGFPEVALHFVKDEKTRFNLALESGNIEVAVASANVIDDKNHWYRLGVEALRQGNTDIVEYAYQKTKNFERLSFLYLITGNAEKLFKMLKIAEVKNNVMGQFHNALYLGDVQERVKILETVGHLPLAYVTAKTHGLDDVADRLAAELGDNVPELPKGKTPSLLMPPSPISCAANWPLLTVMKGIFDGFEYGRQEAADDGEEDPGEEWGETLDIVDNGDISSALYEEEGEEGVPEDGEGGWDLEDLDLPPEVETPKVASNGRTFVFVAPSQGMPVSQIWANKSSLAAEHAAAGNFDTAMRLLNRQLGIKNFTPMKQLFVDLFAGSHSYVLAFVSAPVISLALERGWNESASPNVRGPPALVFGFSQLEEKLRAGYKLTNDGKLSDALRTFINILHSIPLVVVESRREVDEVKELIIIVKEYVLGLKMELKRRELKDDPVRQQELAAYFTHCNLQLPHVRLALLTAMTNCYKAGNLITAANFARRLLDTNPTFEKQAKTARQVLQAAERNMKDSTQLNYDFRNPFVVCGATYVPIYRGQKDVSCPYCSSRFVPAQEGQICAVCDLAVVGADASGLVCSPSQIR is encoded by the exons ATGTTGACGAAATTTGAAACGAAGAGTAATAGAGTGAAAGGATTGAGTTTTCATCCGAAAAGGCCATGGATCTTGGCGAGTTTACATAGCGGTGTTATTCAATTATGGGATTATCGTATGGGAACTCTTATTGATCGATTTGATGAACATGACGGTCCTGTTCGCGCTGTTCATTTTCATAATTCTCAGCCTCTTTTTGTTTCTGGAG GagatgattacaagattaaagtttggaattataaattgcATAGATGCCTATTTACTCTTCTCGGACATCTTGATTATATCCGTACTGTCCAATTTCACCATGAGTATCCTTGGATTGTCAGCACTAGTGATGACCAGACCATAAGGATTTGGAACTGGCAGTCACGCACTTGTGTCTCTGTATTAACCGGTCACAATCATTATGTTATGTGTGCCTCCTTTCACCCAAAGGAGGACCTAGTGGTTTCTGCTTCACTGGATCAGACAGTGCGAGTTTGGGATATCAGCACCTTGAGGAAAAAGACGGTTTCCCCAGCAGATGACATTCTACGTCTGAGTCAGATGAATACAGATCTGTTTGGTGGTGTTGATGCTGTTGTTAAGTATGTCTTAGAGGGTCATGATCGGGGAGTCAACTGGGCTTCTTTCCATCCGACACTTCCCTTGATTGTGTCTGGCGCTGATGACCGTCAGGTGAAAATATGGCGTATGAATG ATACAAAAGCCTGGGAAGTTGACACCTTGAGAGGGCACATGAACAATGTCTCTTGTGTGCTATTCCACGCGAGGCAAGATATTATTGTATCAAACTCCGAGGACAAAAGTATTCGTGTGTGGGACGCTACTAAGCGAAGTAGTCTCCAGACATTCAGGAGAGAGCATGATCGCTTTTGGATTCTTACAGCTCATCCTGAGATGAATCTTTTCGCTGCTGGTCATGATAGTGGAATGCTTGTCTTTAAGCTGGAAAGAGAACGGCCTGCCTTTGCAGTTAGTGGTGATCTTGTGTATTATGTGAAAGATCGATTCTTACGTGTATATGAGTACTCGACCCAAAAGGATACTCAAGTCATCCCCATCAGAAGACCTGGTGGCAGCATACTCAATCAAAGCCCAAGAACTCTTTCTTATAGTCCAACAGAGAATGCTATTTTGATTGCTTCAGATATAGATGGTGGATCTTATGAACTCTATGTGGTGCCTAAGGACGGATTGGGTAGGGGTGACATTGTGCAAGATGCAAAGAGAGGTCTTGGTAATTCAGCTGTCTTTATTGCTCGGAACAGGTTTGCTGTATTAGAGAGGAGCAGCAATCAAGTGTTAGTGAAGAACCTTAAGAATGAGTTGGTCAAGAAGGTTGCCATTCCTGTTCTTACAGATGCTATATTTTATGCAGGAACAG GTAGCTTACTATGCAGAGCTGAGGATAGGGTGGTTGTGTTTGACCTTCAGCAGAGGCTTATTCTTGGAGAACTCCAAACTACTCTGGTCAGATACGTCATCTGGTCCACTGACATGGATAGCGTTGCTTTGTTAAGCAAGCATTCAATAATTATAGCCACCAAGACGCTTGAGCACCGTTGCACACTCCATGAAACTATCCGTGTGAAGAGTGGAGCTTGGGACGATAATGGTGTTTTCATCTATACAACTCTGAATCATATGAAGTACTGCCTCCCCAACGGGGACAATGGTATTATTAGAACACTTGATGTGCCATTGTACATCACAAAAGTGACGGGGAACAACATTTACTGTTTAGATCGAGATGGGAAGAATCGTAATATCACCATTGATGCAACAGAATACTTTTTTAAGCTATCCCTATTGAGAAAGAGATATGATCAGGTCATGGGCATGATTAAGCGCTCAGAGCTTTGTGGGCAAGCCATGATTGCTTATCTTCAGCAGAAAGGTTTTCCAGAGGTTGCTCTTCATTTTGTCAAGGACGAGAAGACTCGCTTCAACTTGGCCTTAGAGAGTGGTAATATTGAGGTTGCTGTTGCTTCAGCTAATGTGATTGACGACAAGAATCATTGGTACAGGTTGGGTGTTGAGGCACTACGTCAAGGCAATACAGACATAGTTGAGTATGCATATCAAAAGACAAAGAATTTCGAAAGGCTATCATTCCTTTATCTAATAACTGGAAATGCAGAGAAATTGTTCAAAATGTTGAAAATTGCTGAGGTTAAAAATAATGTAATGGGTCAGTTCCACAATGCTCTATACCTGGGCGACGTCCAGGAGCGTGTTAAGATTCTAGAAACCGTGGGACATCTTCCTCTTGCTTATGTCACTGCTAAAACCCATGGGCTTGATGATGTGGCCGATCGTCTTGCTGCTGAACTTGGGGATAATGTACCTGAGTTGCCCAAGGGGAAAACACCATCCCTCTTGATGCCACCTAGCCCCATAAGCTGTGCTGCAAACTGGCCTCTACTGACTGTCATGAAGGGAATATTTGACGGGTTTGAATATGGAAGACAGGAAGCAGCTGATGATGGCGAGGAAGATCCAGGAGAGGAGTGGGGTGAAACCCTTGATATTGTGGATAACGGAGATATTTCTTCCGCCTTGTATGAAGAGGAGGGAGAGGAGGGAGTGCCTGAAGATGGCGAAGGAGGGTGGGACCTTGAGGATCTTGACCTTCCTCCTGAGGTTGAAACTCCTAAGGTGGCCAGTAATGGCCGCACTTTTGTTTTTGTCGCACCTTCCCAAGGAATGCCCGTCAGCCAAATATGGGCCAACAAATCATCTCTTGCTGCTGAACATGCTGCTGCGGGAAATTTTGATACTGCTATGCGTTTGCTTAACAGGCAATTGGGCATCAAGAACTTTACCCCAATGAAGCAACTTTTTGTCGATCTATTTGCCGGAAGTCATTCCTACGTGCTCGCATTCGTTTCTGCACCTGTGATTTCCCTGGCGCTTGAGAGGGGTTGGAACGAGTCAGCCAGCCCTAATGTGAGGGGCCCACCTGCTCTTGTATTTGGCTTCTCTCAGTTGGAGGAAAAACTTAGAGCTGGCTATAAGCTAACAAATGATGGGAAGTTAAGTGACGCACTCCGAACATTCATCAATATACTCCACAGCATTCCGTTGGTAGTGGTTGAGTCACGAAGGGAGGTTGACGAAGTCAAGGAATTAATCATCATCGTCAAAGAGTACGTTCTTGGGTTGAAGATGGAGCTCAAGAGGAGAGAGCTGAAAGATGACCCGGTTCGCCAGCAGGAACTGGCTGCATACTTCACTCACTGTAACCTTCAATTGCCTCACGTGCGACTTGCATTACTCACTGCCATGACAAACTGCTACAAAGCCGGGAATCTCATAACTGCTGCTAATTTTGCACGTCGTCTTCTTGACACCAATCCCACTTTTGAAAAGCAAGCAAAGACAGCCCGACAAGTACTCCAGGCTGCTGAGAGAAACATGAAAGATTCCACCCAGTTGAATTACGACTTCAGGAATCCATTTGTCGTTTGTGGAGCGACCTATGTTCCTATTTACCGGGGCCAAAAAGACGTTTCTTGTCCTTACTGTTCTTCACGATTTGTTCCAGCTCAAGAAGGCCAGATATGCGCTGTTTGTGATCTAGCCGTTGTTGGTGCTGATGCATCCGGCCTGGTTTGCTCCCCGTCACAGATACGGTAG